Genomic window (Mycolicibacterium smegmatis):
ACATGCGGGCGGGGGTCGTCGCACACACGTCAACCCACCGCTGAAGACTCAACTTGCCGTTGACGACACCCTGGTACATCAGATCGATTCGGTGCTCGACCCCTGACATCCCGTTCGGAATCTTGGAGAAGTCACCGAGTCCCATCTCTTTCTGCCCTTTGAAGCAGAACGGGCAATGGTCGGTCGACACTGTCGCGACATCTCCGGTCCGGATGTAGCGCCACAGCTCCTCTTGATGCCCCTCCTCGTGGGAGCGCAGCGGTGTGGAGCACACCCACTTGGCGCCTTCGAATCCCGGTGCCGCCAGTTGCTCTTCCAGGGACAGGTACAGGTACTGGGGACATGTCTCGGCGAAAACATTGGCGCCGCTACCACGCGCGCCGGCGATTTGCTCCATCGCCTGCTTGGCTGAGACGTGAACCACGTACAACGGCGCCCCGGTGATCTTTGCCAGCATGATGGCGCGGTGTGTGGCTTCCTCTTCCAACTCCCAAGGCCGCGATACCCCGTGATAGTAGGGCGATGTCTCACCCCGTTCGATGTGCTGGGCGACCAGTTGATCGATGGCAATACCATTCTCTGCGTGCATCATTGTTAACGCGCCGTTACCGGCACATTGCTGCATGGCACGCAAGATCTGGCCGTCGTCGGAGTAGTACACCCCCGGATACGCCATGAAGAGTTTGAAACTCGTCACACCTTCAGCGACCAGTTCATCCATCGCCTTGAGGGCGTCTGTATCGACACCGCCCAGGATCTGGTGAAAGCCGTAGTCGACAGCGCAGTTTCCCCGCGCCTTCGCGTGCCAGGCCGCCAGGGTGTCCTGCACCCTCTCCCCCTGCCGCTGGATCGCAAAATCGATGATCGTGGTGGTGCCCCCGAATGCCGCAGCGCGAGTGCCTGTCTCGAACGTGTCAGACGCGACAGTGCCCCCAAAAGGCATCTCCATGTGCGTATGGGCATCGACTCCGCCGGGAATGACGTACTTACCCTTCGCCTCGAGCACGTGGTCGAAAGTCCGGTCGGGATCGTCGAAGGGCGCCAGTTCGGGATCGACGAGAGCAGCTATGCGCTCACCGTCGATGAGCACGTCGAGGTCCTGGCAACCGGTGGGTGAAACGACGGTGCCGCCGCGGATGTACGTCGTGGCCATGGGAACAGATCGTATGGCTGCCAACGTCACCATGCCCATGTTCACGGTGCAACGCGTTCTGTCACACACGTTGTGCACGAGCACATCTCATGCGGGGTGCCGCCGAGCGATTCGCCGCGCCGATTGGGCACCGCGTCAACTCCGCAGCGAGTATCGCCGGATCTGGTCACCCGTCGTTACGCCGAAAAGTGCAGTACCCTCCCCTGTCATGCGCAGTTTGGCCTGTAGTCGCGCCGATACCAAGGTCCGTTGGCGGGCGTTGCTGCAGAATCTCGGCGACATGCTCGACGATCTCGCCGACGATTACCTGATGCGAGTGGACAGCGGCGCTCGGTTCTATGACAACGTGCCCTCTGAGGAAGATCTGCGCGACGCTGCCCGGCTTGCGTTCCGCTATTTGCTCGACACCCTCCTGGAACGGCCGATGAGTCGCAGGCTCATCGAGTTTCCCGCCGCGGTCGGCTCTTTGCGCGCGACACAAGGCATAGCGCTGGAAAATCTCACCGCAGCCGTTCGCACCGACTTCCTGGTCGCCTGGTCTGCACTCCTACGCCTCGCCGGTGAAGACGACATGGCCATCTTGGCGTTGCACGTCGACGTGCTCTGGAAAACGGTCGACGACTTCACGATTCAGGTGCAGCGAGGGTACCTGGACCAGCGACTGGCGATGGCACGCACAAGCGCTCTGGAACAGCAACACACCCTTTCGGACCTGTTTTGCCGTGAACCCGCACCGACCACAGTCCGGCGTGCCGCCCAGATCCTGGGACTCGAAGAGACAGCGACCTATTGGATCATCGGCACACCCAGCGAGGAGGCTGGGCGTTCGGTGGCAAGGCGTCTGCTCAACAAGCACCTCACCCCCTTCGAGTACATCGACCGCGGGATAGCACTCATCTTGGTGGCAGCCGATGGCCGCTGGGCCGACGACGAGGCAGTGGTGGCGGATGTGATGAGCGGCCTCGACGGCGCCGTAGCACCCCGATCGGTACCGCTGGCCGACGTGCATCGGGCCGCCGCGACAGTCCGCATGTTGGTTGACCTGGGCAAGAGCGGC
Coding sequences:
- a CDS encoding helix-turn-helix domain-containing protein produces the protein MRSLACSRADTKVRWRALLQNLGDMLDDLADDYLMRVDSGARFYDNVPSEEDLRDAARLAFRYLLDTLLERPMSRRLIEFPAAVGSLRATQGIALENLTAAVRTDFLVAWSALLRLAGEDDMAILALHVDVLWKTVDDFTIQVQRGYLDQRLAMARTSALEQQHTLSDLFCREPAPTTVRRAAQILGLEETATYWIIGTPSEEAGRSVARRLLNKHLTPFEYIDRGIALILVAADGRWADDEAVVADVMSGLDGAVAPRSVPLADVHRAAATVRMLVDLGKSGATTLLRSWVHLSMAQLSEVIDDLRGYVLDPLRKVHDRELIVETIQTFADNGSVADTASVLYCHRNTVMNRIRRFEEATGISLRSPRSLAMVQLCLLPA
- the hydA gene encoding dihydropyrimidinase codes for the protein MATTYIRGGTVVSPTGCQDLDVLIDGERIAALVDPELAPFDDPDRTFDHVLEAKGKYVIPGGVDAHTHMEMPFGGTVASDTFETGTRAAAFGGTTTIIDFAIQRQGERVQDTLAAWHAKARGNCAVDYGFHQILGGVDTDALKAMDELVAEGVTSFKLFMAYPGVYYSDDGQILRAMQQCAGNGALTMMHAENGIAIDQLVAQHIERGETSPYYHGVSRPWELEEEATHRAIMLAKITGAPLYVVHVSAKQAMEQIAGARGSGANVFAETCPQYLYLSLEEQLAAPGFEGAKWVCSTPLRSHEEGHQEELWRYIRTGDVATVSTDHCPFCFKGQKEMGLGDFSKIPNGMSGVEHRIDLMYQGVVNGKLSLQRWVDVCATTPARMFGLYPRKGIVSPGADADVVIYDPDGRTSIGFEKNHHSNVDHSTWEGFEVEGCVQTVLSRGTIVVDRGRYLGRKGHGVFLKRGLSQYLI